The following proteins are co-located in the uncultured Draconibacterium sp. genome:
- a CDS encoding ribose ABC transporter permease has product MNTQQLKQYIIKFQSIIALLLMCIVLSFLSDSFLSGENAWNVMRQISVNVIISVGMTLIILTGGIDLSVGSILALSGAVTATLLKFGAEFVDMNLYIGFTLLGALVGGTLAGTVLGWFNGLTITRFKVPPFVATLAMLTIARGLTMLLTGGFPITGLGNNMAFIGTGWFLGIPMPVWISAIIVLGAVVVTKKTTLGRHIYAIGGNETAAALSGLKIKKVKMMVYAIAGALAGIGGIIVTSRLDSAQPNAGFGFELDSIAAVVIGGTSLSGGKGTIMGTVQGALIIGILNNGLVLLNVSPFWQQVIKGFVILLAVVIEKFNSNEE; this is encoded by the coding sequence ATGAATACACAACAACTGAAACAATACATCATTAAATTTCAATCCATAATTGCACTGCTGCTTATGTGCATCGTACTCAGTTTCCTTTCCGACAGTTTTCTTTCGGGAGAAAATGCGTGGAATGTTATGCGGCAAATATCGGTAAACGTAATTATCTCGGTGGGTATGACTTTGATTATACTGACCGGAGGAATTGATCTTTCTGTAGGTTCAATCCTCGCCCTTTCGGGAGCGGTTACTGCTACCTTGTTAAAGTTTGGTGCCGAATTCGTGGATATGAATCTGTACATTGGATTTACCTTGTTGGGAGCTTTGGTCGGAGGAACACTGGCCGGAACAGTTCTGGGCTGGTTTAACGGCTTAACCATTACACGCTTTAAAGTCCCGCCTTTTGTGGCAACACTGGCCATGCTTACCATTGCACGCGGCTTAACCATGTTGCTAACAGGTGGTTTTCCAATTACCGGCCTGGGAAACAACATGGCTTTCATCGGAACCGGTTGGTTTTTGGGAATTCCAATGCCGGTTTGGATTTCGGCCATCATTGTTTTGGGCGCAGTGGTAGTAACTAAAAAAACTACGCTTGGGCGCCATATTTATGCCATTGGCGGAAACGAAACTGCCGCTGCCTTGTCTGGGCTAAAAATCAAAAAAGTAAAAATGATGGTGTATGCCATTGCCGGAGCTTTAGCCGGAATTGGTGGTATTATTGTTACTTCCAGACTCGACTCGGCACAACCCAACGCCGGTTTCGGATTCGAACTGGATTCAATTGCGGCAGTTGTAATTGGCGGCACTTCGCTTTCGGGCGGAAAAGGTACAATTATGGGAACCGTTCAGGGCGCACTTATTATCGGCATTCTAAACAACGGCCTCGTACTTTTAAACGTCTCTCCTTTCTGGCAACAGGTTATTAAAGGATTTGTAATTCTGTTGGCTGTGGTTATTGAAAAATTTAATTCGAACGAGGAATAA